One window from the genome of Spiractinospora alimapuensis encodes:
- a CDS encoding FAD-binding oxidoreductase produces the protein MSLMSNQVGMADHASAVERLRREFARLPTDSPVRLAKPTSNLFRFGRADDAARLDVSAFTSVIEIDPDARTAEVGGMTTYEDLVAATLPHGLMPLVVPQLRTITLGGAVTGLGIESSSFRNGLPHESVREIEVLTADGDVVVARPDNEHRELFRGFPNSYGTLGYSLRLRIELEPVKPAVHLRHVRFTNAEDAMAAISRISGERAYEDQPVDFLDGVVFAPDDIYLTLARFVDRAPWLSDYTGLDVYYRSIPRYAGNGPGDYMTTEAYLWRWDTDWFWCSRAFGVQNPAVRALWPRRFKRSDVYRRLVALDRRTDFSRLLAHYRGRPQSEPVIQDVEVGVDRGAEFLDFFHRDIGMSPIWMCPLRLRDERTWPLYPLEPEQLYVNFGFWGLVPRRGAQAKDHYNRRIESEVTRLGGHKSLYSDSFYTQDEFWHLYNGAAYRELKAAYDPGGRLLDLYAKCVGNGRGA, from the coding sequence ATGAGCCTCATGTCCAACCAGGTCGGTATGGCCGACCACGCGTCCGCGGTCGAACGCTTGCGCCGCGAGTTCGCGCGACTCCCGACCGACTCCCCGGTTCGCCTGGCCAAGCCGACGTCGAACCTGTTCCGGTTCGGTCGCGCGGACGACGCGGCCCGGCTCGACGTCAGCGCGTTCACGTCGGTGATCGAGATCGACCCCGACGCGCGGACCGCCGAGGTCGGCGGGATGACCACCTACGAGGACCTGGTCGCCGCGACCCTGCCCCACGGGCTGATGCCTCTCGTCGTGCCCCAGTTGCGGACCATCACGCTGGGCGGTGCCGTCACCGGTCTCGGCATCGAGTCGTCCTCGTTCCGCAACGGGCTGCCACACGAGTCGGTGCGGGAGATCGAGGTCCTCACCGCGGACGGCGACGTCGTCGTCGCCCGCCCCGACAACGAACATCGCGAGCTATTCCGGGGCTTCCCGAACTCCTACGGCACCCTGGGCTACAGCCTGCGGCTGCGCATCGAGCTCGAGCCGGTCAAACCGGCCGTTCACCTGCGCCACGTGCGGTTCACCAACGCGGAGGACGCGATGGCGGCGATCTCCCGCATCAGTGGGGAACGCGCCTATGAGGACCAACCGGTGGACTTCCTCGACGGAGTGGTGTTCGCTCCCGACGACATCTACCTCACCCTCGCCCGGTTCGTTGACCGAGCGCCGTGGCTCAGCGACTACACCGGGCTGGACGTCTACTACCGCTCGATTCCCCGCTACGCCGGCAACGGTCCCGGGGACTACATGACCACCGAGGCCTACCTCTGGCGGTGGGACACCGACTGGTTCTGGTGTTCGCGCGCCTTCGGGGTGCAGAATCCCGCGGTGCGGGCTCTGTGGCCCCGCAGGTTCAAACGGTCCGACGTCTACCGCCGTCTCGTCGCCCTCGACCGTCGCACGGACTTCAGCCGCCTCCTCGCCCACTATCGCGGACGCCCACAGAGCGAACCCGTCATCCAGGACGTCGAGGTCGGAGTCGACCGCGGGGCCGAGTTCCTCGACTTCTTCCACCGCGACATCGGTATGAGCCCGATCTGGATGTGCCCACTGCGGCTGCGTGACGAGCGCACCTGGCCGCTCTACCCGTTGGAGCCCGAGCAGCTCTACGTGAACTTCGGGTTCTGGGGGCTCGTTCCGCGGCGTGGAGCCCAGGCCAAGGACCACTACAACCGACGGATCGAATCCGAGGTGACGCGACTTGGCGGGCACAAGTCGCTCTACTCGGACTCCTTCTACACCCAGGACGAGTTCTGGCACCTCTACAACGGGGCGGCGTACCGCGAACTCAAAGCGGCGTACGACCCAGGGGGGCGTCTGCTCGACCTCTACGCGAAATGCGTTGGCAACGGGCGGGGAGCCTGA
- a CDS encoding DUF6315 family protein: protein MKREFTALCCECGVLRHVSGSDGVGEAQSAFGAARCVVWHACDVCGHPTRHAYLREDSSRDELEDALRLDDELAAEALDEEIEQLRLCGVEIGHAPVPAIWEGQSVGMVTQRLTDHTYSVILDPDASVPARIRLIDLIWTELAIGENTHRWYIHPANDDSPGYAVRLFGYRVRS from the coding sequence ATGAAGCGGGAGTTTACGGCGCTCTGCTGCGAATGCGGCGTACTGCGACATGTCAGTGGGAGTGACGGTGTCGGTGAGGCACAGTCCGCCTTCGGCGCCGCGCGCTGCGTTGTCTGGCACGCCTGTGACGTCTGTGGTCACCCGACACGGCACGCCTACCTCCGTGAGGACTCCAGCCGGGACGAGTTGGAGGACGCGCTGCGCCTCGACGACGAACTGGCCGCCGAGGCACTGGACGAGGAGATCGAACAGCTACGACTCTGCGGTGTGGAAATCGGTCACGCCCCCGTACCGGCGATCTGGGAGGGCCAGTCCGTCGGGATGGTCACCCAGCGCCTCACCGATCACACCTACAGCGTCATCCTGGACCCGGACGCGTCCGTACCGGCACGCATCCGCCTGATCGACCTGATCTGGACCGAGCTGGCCATCGGCGAGAACACGCACCGCTGGTACATCCATCCGGCCAACGACGACTCCCCCGGTTACGCGGTCCGACTGTTCGGCTACCGCGTCCGGAGCTGA
- a CDS encoding GroES family chaperonin: MLHDRLLVREVPEKAGERRSSGGLVIPDTVKMATRLSWGEVCGAGTSTRHVKTGDRVLFNPEDQSEVEIQSERYVILRERDVHAVANEDPARGTGLYL, translated from the coding sequence ATGCTGCACGATCGTCTCCTCGTGCGCGAGGTGCCGGAGAAGGCCGGAGAGCGCCGCAGCAGCGGCGGGCTCGTCATCCCGGACACCGTGAAGATGGCGACGCGGCTCTCCTGGGGCGAGGTGTGCGGCGCGGGAACCAGCACCCGCCACGTGAAGACCGGCGATCGCGTCCTGTTCAACCCGGAGGACCAGAGCGAGGTCGAGATCCAGTCGGAGCGCTACGTGATCCTGCGGGAACGCGACGTGCACGCCGTGGCCAACGAGGACCCCGCACGGGGAACCGGCCTGTACCTGTGA
- a CDS encoding VOC family protein produces the protein MLGGCPAHIGISVTDPAAARKFYEGILGVPMSDSDPSGEPGDLVMHIGGQPDVWVAARADHVPSRYPVLTFRVDDISGVVAELHRRGVDFLHYDGFDQDEKGVVRADGEPPVAWFSDPAGNVLALRQEQ, from the coding sequence ATGCTCGGTGGCTGTCCCGCGCACATCGGCATCTCGGTGACGGACCCCGCCGCGGCGCGGAAGTTCTACGAAGGAATCCTCGGCGTCCCCATGAGCGACTCGGACCCCAGCGGTGAGCCTGGGGATCTGGTGATGCACATCGGTGGTCAGCCGGACGTCTGGGTCGCCGCACGCGCGGACCACGTTCCCTCCCGCTACCCGGTGCTGACGTTTCGGGTGGACGACATCTCAGGAGTCGTCGCTGAGCTTCACCGTCGCGGCGTGGACTTTCTGCACTATGACGGCTTCGATCAGGACGAGAAGGGCGTCGTACGGGCCGACGGAGAGCCACCTGTCGCCTGGTTCAGCGATCCCGCCGGAAACGTCCTCGCGCTGCGGCAGGAACAGTAA
- a CDS encoding glutamate racemase gives MRIVLVDSGIGMLSTAAELRRLRPDAHLVLSMDPDHMPWGQRDATEITERALAGARAAGPADAVAVLCNTASVYGLEALRTVFEPAVPVIGTVPAVKPAAAHGAPFAIWSTPATARSDYQRSLIDRFADGLAVTSVACSGLADAIEAADPEATRAALRAAAKHTPADVRGVVLGCTHYDLVSAQITEEVGPTVELFTAAAPVAAQILRRLELPPRVGSAPTGSLTVLASGRPTSLPTRALRYPAGVFLAGEEQDDVTRADPLEDPPRAACREGTPHG, from the coding sequence GTGCGAATAGTTCTGGTCGACTCCGGAATCGGGATGCTCTCCACCGCCGCTGAGCTGCGACGACTCCGGCCAGACGCCCACCTCGTGCTATCGATGGACCCCGACCACATGCCGTGGGGCCAGCGTGACGCGACCGAAATCACCGAACGCGCGCTCGCCGGGGCGCGCGCCGCCGGGCCCGCGGACGCGGTGGCGGTGTTGTGTAACACGGCATCGGTGTACGGCCTGGAAGCCCTGCGAACGGTGTTCGAACCGGCGGTCCCGGTCATCGGGACGGTCCCGGCGGTCAAGCCGGCGGCGGCCCACGGCGCACCGTTCGCCATCTGGTCCACCCCGGCGACCGCACGCAGCGACTACCAGCGATCCTTGATCGACCGGTTCGCCGACGGACTGGCCGTGACGAGTGTCGCCTGTTCCGGCCTGGCGGACGCGATCGAGGCCGCGGATCCCGAGGCCACCCGCGCCGCGCTTCGTGCCGCGGCGAAGCACACACCGGCCGACGTCCGCGGTGTCGTCCTCGGCTGCACCCACTACGACCTGGTGAGCGCCCAGATCACGGAGGAGGTCGGTCCCACGGTGGAACTGTTCACCGCCGCGGCACCCGTCGCGGCCCAGATCCTGCGGCGACTCGAACTCCCACCACGGGTCGGCTCCGCGCCGACCGGCAGCCTGACCGTGCTGGCCAGCGGACGCCCCACTTCGCTACCAACCCGAGCGCTGCGCTACCCAGCGGGCGTGTTCCTCGCCGGCGAGGAACAGGACGACGTCACACGGGCCGATCCGCTCGAAGATCCGCCGCGCGCGGCCTGCCGTGAGGGAACCCCGCACGGATAG
- a CDS encoding PT domain-containing protein translates to MTSNSPSSTARRVALAAGSATALTAFGFGAAAAPAAADGDELHYGQARIGYIEWCASGPLGDVHTDNPDRGYEADWSTDPESVGGSVHFSGSPSGSSSVEIADDSLVSSSSASGVVFAPNCEEAEGGDGEYSLFSENDTTQAETLNEAFDTDAVLTLDSIESTSTWSPDGGATTDISVDGLTIFGESVDIHSGDYNESYVEEYSDGSITVDVNATLHSAQLDGQDAVAEGGVATTANSWLMVNFDWTYEWDTGETQEIQDTLEFGHSSVHSDLPAEPSEDPTDEPTEEPTDEPTDEPTEEPTDEPTDEPTDEGDDKDPGDGKEDEDEGGLPVTGAALGGLIAAAAAAVGGGGLAMHLARRKKNAAAADSEAEETA, encoded by the coding sequence GTGACATCCAATTCCCCTTCATCGACCGCGCGTCGTGTCGCGCTCGCGGCAGGGTCGGCCACGGCGCTGACCGCGTTCGGCTTCGGTGCCGCCGCGGCCCCCGCCGCCGCGGACGGCGATGAGCTGCACTACGGCCAGGCGCGCATCGGTTACATCGAGTGGTGTGCCTCCGGTCCGCTCGGTGACGTCCACACCGACAACCCCGACCGCGGGTACGAGGCCGACTGGAGCACCGACCCCGAGAGTGTCGGCGGCTCGGTGCACTTCTCCGGCAGCCCCTCCGGCAGCAGCTCGGTGGAGATCGCCGACGACTCCCTCGTCTCGAGCTCCAGCGCCTCCGGCGTCGTCTTCGCGCCCAACTGTGAGGAGGCGGAGGGCGGCGACGGTGAGTACTCGCTGTTCAGCGAGAACGACACCACCCAGGCCGAGACCCTCAACGAGGCGTTCGACACCGACGCGGTGCTGACGCTGGACTCCATCGAGTCCACTTCCACCTGGTCGCCTGACGGTGGCGCCACCACCGACATCTCGGTGGACGGCCTGACCATCTTCGGTGAGTCGGTCGACATCCACAGCGGTGACTACAACGAGTCCTACGTCGAGGAGTACAGCGACGGCTCCATCACCGTCGACGTCAACGCCACGCTCCACTCGGCGCAGCTCGACGGTCAGGACGCGGTCGCCGAGGGCGGCGTCGCCACCACGGCCAACTCCTGGCTGATGGTGAACTTCGACTGGACCTACGAGTGGGACACCGGCGAGACCCAGGAGATCCAGGACACACTGGAGTTCGGTCACTCCAGCGTCCACAGCGACCTCCCGGCCGAGCCGAGCGAGGACCCCACGGACGAGCCGACCGAGGAGCCCACGGACGAGCCGACCGACGAGCCGACCGAGGAGCCCACGGACGAGCCGACCGACGAGCCGACCGACGAGGGTGACGACAAGGACCCGGGTGACGGCAAGGAGGACGAGGACGAGGGTGGCCTGCCCGTCACCGGTGCCGCGCTGGGCGGTCTGATCGCCGCCGCGGCGGCCGCCGTCGGTGGTGGCGGTCTGGCCATGCACCTGGCCCGCCGCAAGAAGAACGCCGCCGCCGCGGACTCCGAGGCTGAGGAGACCGCGTAA
- a CDS encoding sigma-70 family RNA polymerase sigma factor, whose protein sequence is MSVLMAHPTASEDFTRRADPYRRELTAHCYRMLGSIHDAEDLVQETYLRAWSAYERFEERASMRTWLYRIATNACLTALESRGRRPLPTDLAEAADPARPLAENVEIPWLQPAPDTIVNAESGDPGTVVADRFSVRLALVAALQHLPPRQRAVLVLRDVMRFRAAETAEALEMTTVAVNSLLQRARAQLAQVMPREDDMTEPDSAEMRDLLDSYAAAFQNYDIAAMVDLFRSDAAWEMPPFLTWVRGPRNIVDLITTHCPAQGPGDMVMVPTRANGQPAFALYMRDPEGEHRAFHLQVLTVRQGKVAHVSAFFDTSLFPRFGLPDTLAELRG, encoded by the coding sequence ATGTCTGTTCTTATGGCGCACCCCACGGCGAGTGAGGACTTCACCCGGCGGGCCGACCCCTACCGTCGCGAGCTGACCGCCCACTGCTACCGGATGCTCGGGTCGATCCACGACGCCGAGGACCTCGTGCAGGAGACGTATCTGCGGGCGTGGAGTGCCTACGAGCGCTTCGAGGAACGCGCCTCGATGCGCACGTGGCTGTACCGCATCGCGACCAACGCGTGCCTCACCGCTCTGGAGAGCCGTGGCAGGCGGCCGCTGCCCACCGACCTGGCCGAGGCGGCGGACCCGGCGCGTCCACTCGCGGAGAACGTCGAGATCCCCTGGCTGCAGCCCGCGCCGGACACGATTGTCAACGCCGAGTCCGGCGACCCGGGAACCGTGGTCGCCGACCGGTTCAGTGTGCGGCTCGCCCTGGTCGCCGCGTTGCAGCACCTCCCGCCCCGGCAACGCGCCGTGCTCGTCCTCCGGGACGTGATGCGCTTCCGCGCGGCCGAGACGGCCGAGGCCCTGGAAATGACGACGGTCGCCGTGAACAGTCTGCTGCAGCGGGCGCGTGCCCAGTTGGCGCAGGTCATGCCGCGTGAGGACGACATGACCGAACCGGACTCGGCCGAAATGCGGGACCTGCTGGACAGCTACGCGGCCGCGTTCCAGAACTACGACATCGCGGCCATGGTCGACCTGTTCCGCTCCGACGCCGCCTGGGAGATGCCGCCGTTCCTCACCTGGGTGCGGGGGCCGCGCAACATCGTCGATCTCATCACGACGCACTGCCCCGCCCAGGGCCCAGGCGACATGGTCATGGTGCCGACCAGAGCCAATGGCCAGCCGGCCTTCGCGCTGTACATGCGCGACCCCGAGGGCGAACACCGCGCCTTCCACCTGCAGGTCCTCACCGTGCGGCAGGGCAAGGTCGCGCACGTCTCCGCGTTCTTCGACACGTCGCTGTTCCCCCGGTTCGGTCTGCCCGACACCCTCGCCGAACTGCGAGGTTGA